The Euzebya sp. genome includes a window with the following:
- a CDS encoding rhodanese-like domain-containing protein encodes MRITTISTEGLGDRSYVVDDGQVAVVVDPQRDVDRVLATLADLDVRLVAVLETHIHNDYVSGGLALARMTGARYLVNGDDPVTFDREPIADGGVVAVGDLAVRAVSSPGHTHTHLSYVVAHDGDEAVFTGGSMLYGTVGRTDLLGPAHTDALSRAQHSSVRGLAGSLDGTTAVYPTHGFGSFCASAGGGDRDAGTIADERRENIACTTDDEDAFVETLLAGLTAHPPYYAHMGPLNLAGPQAPDLSPPQTCDLAEVLARIDRGDWVLDVRDRRAFAAAHVAGSISAEASGSMATYVGWAIPWGTPITLLADTAEQIATAQRELVRIGLDRPLGMAVGVPDALGPEAPVTTYRVASFSDVPAADDVLVVDVRRPDEWAQGHLEGAVHLPLERIAAEAHHLPDDRELWVHCQSGYRSSIGASLMARAGKDVVLIDDDWDSGAPRAPRPVVTPDS; translated from the coding sequence TTGCGGATCACCACCATCTCGACCGAGGGGCTGGGTGACCGGTCCTACGTCGTGGACGACGGCCAGGTCGCGGTGGTCGTCGACCCCCAGCGCGACGTCGACCGCGTCCTGGCCACCCTCGCGGACCTGGACGTGCGCTTGGTGGCGGTGCTCGAGACCCACATCCACAACGACTACGTCAGCGGCGGGTTGGCGCTGGCGCGGATGACCGGCGCCCGGTACCTGGTGAACGGCGACGACCCGGTCACCTTCGACCGCGAGCCGATCGCCGACGGCGGGGTGGTCGCAGTGGGGGATCTCGCGGTCCGCGCCGTCAGCTCGCCGGGCCACACCCACACCCACCTGTCCTACGTCGTGGCCCACGACGGCGACGAGGCGGTGTTCACCGGCGGGTCGATGCTGTACGGCACGGTCGGTCGCACCGACCTCCTCGGACCCGCGCACACCGATGCCCTGAGCCGGGCTCAGCACAGCTCGGTGCGGGGCCTCGCCGGCTCGCTCGACGGCACCACCGCGGTGTACCCGACGCACGGGTTCGGGTCGTTCTGCGCCTCCGCCGGCGGCGGTGACCGCGACGCGGGGACCATCGCGGACGAGCGGCGCGAGAACATCGCCTGCACCACCGACGACGAGGACGCCTTCGTCGAGACCCTCCTCGCCGGGCTGACCGCCCACCCGCCGTACTACGCCCACATGGGACCGCTGAACCTCGCCGGCCCGCAGGCCCCTGACCTGTCGCCTCCGCAGACCTGCGACCTGGCCGAGGTCCTGGCTCGCATCGACCGCGGCGACTGGGTCCTCGACGTCCGCGACCGCCGGGCGTTCGCCGCAGCGCACGTCGCCGGATCGATCAGCGCCGAGGCGTCCGGGAGCATGGCGACCTACGTCGGCTGGGCGATCCCCTGGGGCACCCCGATCACGCTCCTGGCCGACACCGCCGAGCAGATCGCCACCGCCCAGCGCGAGCTGGTCCGCATCGGGCTCGACCGGCCGCTCGGGATGGCGGTCGGCGTGCCGGACGCCCTCGGCCCCGAGGCCCCCGTCACCACCTACCGGGTCGCGTCGTTCAGCGACGTGCCCGCCGCGGACGACGTCCTGGTGGTCGACGTCCGCCGTCCCGACGAGTGGGCGCAGGGGCACCTCGAGGGTGCGGTCCACCTGCCGCTCGAGCGGATCGCCGCCGAGGCGCACCACCTGCCGGACGACCGGGAGCTGTGGGTCCACTGCCAGTCCGGCTACCGGTCCTCGATCGGTGCGTCCCTGATGGCCCGGGCGGGCAAGGACGTGGTCCTGATCGACGACGACTGGGACAGCGGCGCGCCCCGTGCGCCACGTCCCGTCGTCACCCCCGACAGCTAG
- a CDS encoding DUF302 domain-containing protein: MSTYAMTVSLTDDPATAESRVRDALAAEGFGILSTIDVRAALLEKLGEDVGHYTILGACNPPLAHQALAADRDIGALLPCNVVVRAAEGGGSEVAAADPRAMVELAGDALAPVAADARDRLERALAALG, translated from the coding sequence ATGTCCACCTACGCCATGACCGTGTCCCTCACCGACGACCCCGCGACCGCCGAGTCCCGCGTCCGCGACGCGCTCGCCGCCGAGGGCTTCGGCATCCTCAGCACCATCGACGTGCGCGCCGCCCTGCTCGAGAAGCTCGGCGAGGACGTCGGCCACTACACCATCCTCGGTGCGTGCAACCCGCCGCTCGCGCACCAGGCGCTCGCCGCGGACCGCGACATCGGGGCGCTGCTGCCCTGCAACGTGGTCGTCCGGGCAGCCGAGGGCGGCGGCAGCGAGGTCGCGGCCGCCGATCCGCGGGCGATGGTCGAGCTCGCGGGCGACGCCCTCGCGCCTGTGGCCGCAGACGCCCGGGACCGGCTGGAGCGGGCACTGGCC